From the genome of Onthophagus taurus isolate NC chromosome 5, IU_Otau_3.0, whole genome shotgun sequence, one region includes:
- the LOC111413539 gene encoding cytochrome c oxidase subunit 6A2, mitochondrial-like: protein MAAILSHSVRRYLATTAARNAARVEGPSAVSGGHEGGFKMWRSLSFFVAFPAIALCGVNCYITHEHLDAPEFVKYDHLRLRSKRFPWGDGQKSLFHNPHTNALPDGYEH, encoded by the exons ATGGCAGCGATTTTAAGCCATAGCGTACGCCGTTATTTAGCCACAACGGCTGCAAGAAATGCTGCTCGCGTGGAAGGCCCATCGGCGGTTTCGGGAGGACATGaag gTGGATTCAAGATGTGGCGTAGCTTATCTTTCTTCGTAGCTTTCCCGGCGATTGCTTTATGCGGAGTTAATTGTTATATTACCCACGAACACCTTGATGCTCCTGAGTTCGTTAAATACGATCATTTACGTCTACGTTCGAAGAGATTCCCGTGGGGTGATGGACAAAAGTCTTTATTCCATAATCCCCACACCAACGCATTACCTGATGGTTATGAACACTAA